One genomic window of Nocardioides daphniae includes the following:
- a CDS encoding sulfatase-like hydrolase/transferase codes for MAAGRRRLATLVAALCVSVAALAGCSDGEPQAERTVGPAPTPTGTITPEPPARGGGARPVLKGTRPNVVMVLMDDFSMDLLPTMATAAELAERGATLDHFVVDSLCCVSRASLMTGQLPHQTGVLTNSSKSAAGEGPAGGWAAYRDYGNDARTVSLRLQKSGYTTGFVGKYLNEYEYDPGDELPTVPPGWDQFNVLFGSAYDGWGFDSVDIVDGQVVVRHHPTPAASASAEEKDAVYAGQVIEDYAIDFIEAHADSDDPWFLQVNPYAPHNRTNPQGAWPDEPVFPAAFRDRPGVRTPRGNCGAVPCGQLRAHDDLPGIDDDTSDNVPLKADGTPARAWNDRSPLRRKVATQYLRERARMVQSVDRTLARILETVDDDTVVILTSDNGFHLSQNGLRMGKGTAYDTDVRVPLIVAGPGIAPGERAEITSNIDLAPTLEEWAGLRPAPYRAGTSLLPPLADPARADRDLVFHEHTTDTVGDDPDLAFTGGELQRIPSYTAVRSRTGLLIRNDLDPRRPGRQTGWEFYSYADVGWEQRNAYADPEHADEVAALTAALEGLDACRRVTRGARWPRECRDLAAAP; via the coding sequence ATGGCCGCCGGACGCCGCCGCCTCGCCACCCTCGTGGCGGCGCTCTGCGTCTCGGTGGCCGCGCTCGCCGGCTGCAGCGACGGGGAGCCGCAGGCGGAGCGGACCGTCGGCCCCGCGCCCACCCCCACCGGCACGATCACCCCCGAGCCGCCTGCCCGGGGCGGGGGCGCCCGGCCGGTGCTCAAGGGCACCCGCCCCAACGTGGTGATGGTCCTGATGGACGACTTCTCGATGGACCTGCTGCCGACCATGGCCACCGCCGCCGAGCTGGCCGAGCGCGGCGCCACCCTCGACCACTTCGTGGTCGACTCGCTCTGCTGCGTCTCCCGGGCGAGCCTGATGACTGGCCAGCTGCCGCACCAGACCGGCGTACTCACCAACAGCTCCAAGTCGGCCGCCGGCGAGGGCCCCGCAGGCGGCTGGGCGGCCTACCGCGACTACGGCAACGACGCGCGCACCGTCAGCCTGCGGCTGCAGAAGTCGGGCTACACCACCGGCTTCGTCGGCAAGTACCTCAACGAGTACGAGTACGACCCGGGTGACGAGCTGCCGACGGTGCCCCCGGGCTGGGACCAGTTCAACGTGCTCTTCGGCTCGGCCTACGACGGCTGGGGCTTCGACAGCGTCGACATCGTCGACGGCCAGGTGGTCGTCCGTCACCACCCGACGCCGGCCGCCAGCGCCAGCGCGGAGGAGAAGGACGCGGTCTACGCCGGCCAGGTCATCGAGGACTACGCGATCGACTTCATCGAGGCGCACGCCGACTCCGACGACCCCTGGTTCCTCCAGGTCAACCCCTACGCCCCGCACAACCGCACCAACCCGCAGGGCGCATGGCCCGACGAGCCGGTCTTCCCGGCGGCCTTCCGCGACCGCCCCGGCGTGCGTACGCCGCGTGGCAACTGCGGTGCCGTGCCGTGCGGGCAGCTGCGGGCCCACGACGACCTGCCCGGCATCGACGACGACACCAGCGACAACGTGCCGCTCAAGGCCGACGGCACCCCCGCGCGCGCCTGGAACGACCGGTCGCCGCTGCGCCGCAAGGTCGCCACCCAGTACCTGCGCGAGCGCGCTCGGATGGTCCAGTCGGTCGACCGCACGCTCGCCCGGATCTTGGAGACGGTCGACGACGACACCGTCGTCATCCTGACCTCCGACAACGGCTTCCATCTCAGCCAGAACGGGCTGCGGATGGGCAAGGGCACCGCCTATGACACCGACGTGCGGGTGCCGCTCATCGTCGCCGGCCCCGGCATCGCGCCCGGCGAGCGCGCCGAGATCACCTCCAACATCGACCTCGCGCCGACGCTCGAGGAGTGGGCCGGCCTGCGCCCCGCGCCCTACCGCGCCGGCACCTCGCTGCTGCCTCCCCTGGCCGACCCGGCCCGGGCCGACCGCGACCTGGTCTTCCACGAGCACACCACCGACACCGTCGGCGACGACCCCGACCTGGCGTTCACCGGCGGCGAGCTGCAGCGGATCCCGAGCTACACGGCCGTGCGCAGCCGCACCGGCCTGCTGATCCGCAACGACCTCGACCCGCGGCGTCCCGGCCGCCAGACCGGCTGGGAGTTCTACTCCTACGCCGACGTCGGCTGGGAGCAGCGCAACGCGTACGCCGACCCCGAGCACGCCGACGAGGTCGCCGCCCTGACCGCGGCGCTGGAGGGCTTGGACGCCTGCCGGCGGGTGACCCGTGGGGCGCGGTGGCCGCGCGAGTGCCGCGACCTCGCCGCTGCTCCATGA
- a CDS encoding anthranilate synthase component II, producing the protein MAQRVVVVDHHDSYTWNLVHLVAGVTGELPHVVQHDEVTAAEVLAYDVVVLSPGPGHPDVPADFAVGREVLQAATRPVLGVCLGMQGIVTAFGGRVERIAPAHGDVARIRHDGQGLFAGLPQEFDAVRYHSLAALALPEVLTATAHSDDGVVMGVRHRTLAIEGVQFHPESVLSHHGAAMVANFLRAASAVAR; encoded by the coding sequence ATGGCCCAGCGCGTCGTCGTGGTCGACCACCACGACTCCTACACCTGGAACCTGGTGCACCTCGTCGCCGGTGTCACCGGCGAGCTGCCGCACGTCGTGCAGCACGACGAGGTGACCGCGGCAGAGGTGCTCGCGTACGACGTCGTGGTGCTCTCGCCCGGGCCCGGCCACCCCGACGTGCCGGCCGACTTCGCCGTCGGCCGGGAGGTGCTGCAGGCTGCCACCCGTCCGGTGCTGGGCGTCTGCCTCGGCATGCAGGGCATCGTCACCGCCTTCGGCGGACGGGTCGAGCGGATCGCGCCGGCCCACGGCGACGTGGCCCGGATCCGCCACGACGGTCAGGGCCTCTTCGCTGGGCTGCCGCAGGAGTTCGACGCGGTGCGCTACCACTCGCTGGCCGCGCTCGCGCTGCCAGAGGTGCTCACCGCCACCGCGCACAGCGACGACGGCGTCGTGATGGGCGTACGCCACCGCACGTTGGCGATCGAGGGCGTGCAGTTCCACCCCGAGTCGGTGCTCTCGCACCACGGCGCGGCGATGGTCGCCAACTTCTTGCGCGCCGCCTCGGCGGTGGCGCGATGA